In the Granulosicoccus antarcticus IMCC3135 genome, CGTGTTAACTCAGTTAGTAACGAAGAGCCTTGAGCTCGTTGAGTAGAATTGAAAACACGTCCCGCGTAAATATCACAGAGCCTGAGTTCGCTACTCAATCGAGAGCTCGTACATAAGTACGCATCTATTTCTTCATTTATGCAATTTTGTTGTTGACACAGGGGGAGTCCACATAAGTTACTCTCAAAGGTTGTAAGATATACGTTCAGGAGAATAGCTATTAGATTATTACTACGAGTAGATTATTAGATAATATGACAATAAAACAGTTATTAAGTCTATCCACAGATCAATTACAGGAAGAATACGTGCTTACATTGGGTGGTGCAGTGTATTACTTCTCGCTCGCTGAGTGGATGGCTGCGAATTGCTGTGAAATCATGCAAAATGGCTATGTTAGAGATGTTTGTACTAAATCGAAAAAAATTACAGCATGGAACATTGCAGAAAAACTGGTGTCTTTGTCGGGGAAATTGTCAAAATCTGACGAACAGCATTGTTTAGTCACTGCCGCAGCAGAATTTCAAATTCTTGTAAGCGACGCAAGAAATCCACTGTTACACGCTTATCCCGCAGCAGTCGATGATATTGCTGTTCTTCATAATCCAAAAGATCAACAAACGTTTTCACTTTCTGCGTTGGAAGATATCGCTACTCGCTCATTCAATTGTGAGAACGTACTAAATCATGCATATTATAATTATCTAATTCCAAAGTTTTCCAATGGTGGTTGAAGGTCTGCTACAGCTGCAGTTGTGCGTTTTTAGCAGGATACAAGAAACGTAAACCTAACGAAACGCTGAAGCTGTCAATGGACCCGTCATCGGAACCTGGGCTCCGCCCAGAACCCAATGCCGCCTCCATTGCACCTTAGCGCCGTTGTTATGTCCGGCAAGGATACCTTGCGATATGGCCAAAACATTTCAAAAAGCCAATGAGAGCGGTAAATGAGTCCAACAGTATTTCGTGAGAAAGGGTATCGATTCTTTTTCTTTTCTAGAGAAGAGGTTAGAATGCATGTACACGTGATTTCTGGTGATGGAGAAGCTAAATACTGGCTAGAACCCCAGATTGAATTGAGCAAGAATAGTAAGTATTCGAGCAAACAACTAAATGAAATCAAAGCTTTGGTAGAGGAACACGAAAATGAACTCATCGCAGCTTGGCAAAAGCACTTCGGAAATTGAAGTAACAAATATATCCGGGCATGGTATATGGCTCTATGTACGCGGCACGGAGCATTTCCTTCCGTATGATCAGTACCCTTGGTTCAAAGAAAAAACCGTAAGTCAAATTGCAAATGTTGAAGAACCAAACCCAGGTCACTATTACTGGCCAGATCTGGACGTTGATTTGTCTGAGGCAATATTACTAAATCCGGATAAGTTTCCGCTACAAGCAAAAGGCACATAAAACGGCATCGCTGCTTTCGTTGGAAATAAGAAAGGCCGGAGGATGTGGAAGTTGCCGATTACCATTAACAGATATTAAAAGAGAATAGAGGATGAGGTATCGTAACGGCATGCGTCCGGTGCATCCCGGAGAAATTCTCAAAGAGGAGATGGAAGAATTGGAAATGTCAGCGTGTGCGTTGGCAGAGACCATCAATGTCCTATCCAATCGAGTAAGCGCTATCGTCAATGGAACACGAGGAACCACAGCCGGTGCAGTGTTGCCATAGTCCAGGTGCCTTGGAATAACTCCAGAGGATGGATGAACTTGCTAAAATCTATGAACTCAGATCGGTAGAGATCGAGGCAGGCAAAGAAATAAAAAACAGATAAAACCACGACCAAAAGTGGCCTGATGCCAACGTCTGAAATCGTGCTAAAGCAATAGCTTCATATGGCATCACATAACATTACGTAGAACCCGACAATGTGACAAAGCCCTCCTGTCGCTTTGGTCGGTCTTTGTCAATTGCGGGTTAACGCTGGTGTTCGGTCTACAAAGGGGAATTTTATAGACGTTTGAGTTACATCATTTTGTCAGGATCAATAAAAGGAAGGTAATTTGAGGGATTGCCGTGTCTGACTAGAGCTATACCTGATCCTCGGTCTTGAAAAAACACATGACCTGCCTTACAATAATAAAAATTGTAAGGAATGTCGAGATGGCTGAAGCTGCGATTACCAGTAAAGGACAAATTACCATACCCGCCGAAATCAGAAAGAAAATGAATCTTGGACCGCAAGACAAGGTCATTTTTACTTTGCTACCCAATGGAACTACAGTGATGCGAGCGAAAAATCGGTCGGTGACTTCATTGGCAGGTACGATTGTTACCAATAAAAAGAAAGTTGCAATCAAAGATATGAAGATGAACTGAAATGCCGGCTATCGATACAAATGTACTGGTACGCTACCTAATAGCCGATGACAGGAAGCAGTTTGAAACGGCTAAACAATTTATTGAGGAAGCTATCACAAACGAAGCTTTGTTCATTCCAGTATCTGTCTCCGTTGAACTGGAATGGGTTCTTAGATCGCTTTACGAAGTTAAAAAAGCGATGATCATCACTACGTTTAATCGCTTACTGGAAGCACGAGAAATAGAGTTTCAGGAAGAATCTGCAATTGAAATT is a window encoding:
- a CDS encoding DUF2442 domain-containing protein, translating into MNSSQLGKSTSEIEVTNISGHGIWLYVRGTEHFLPYDQYPWFKEKTVSQIANVEEPNPGHYYWPDLDVDLSEAILLNPDKFPLQAKGT
- a CDS encoding DUF4160 domain-containing protein → MSPTVFREKGYRFFFFSREEVRMHVHVISGDGEAKYWLEPQIELSKNSKYSSKQLNEIKALVEEHENELIAAWQKHFGN
- a CDS encoding PIN domain-containing protein, with translation MPAIDTNVLVRYLIADDRKQFETAKQFIEEAITNEALFIPVSVSVELEWVLRSLYEVKKAMIITTFNRLLEAREIEFQEESAIEIALSLYADNNADFADCLHIASAQTQGRVPLVTLDRKASRIEGAKLLV
- a CDS encoding AbrB/MazE/SpoVT family DNA-binding domain-containing protein; its protein translation is MAEAAITSKGQITIPAEIRKKMNLGPQDKVIFTLLPNGTTVMRAKNRSVTSLAGTIVTNKKKVAIKDMKMN